One window of the Scyliorhinus canicula chromosome 25, sScyCan1.1, whole genome shotgun sequence genome contains the following:
- the LOC119957246 gene encoding adhesion G protein-coupled receptor E2-like — protein MLTIKAVAQFVLLGCSWVFGVFQVREGTIVMSYLFTTLNVVQGVFIFCVYCLLNNKVRKEYWKCFDRIYRPNKAKTSDVSISTLTTANVMVLKTVNENSLKPDVSWMNSDMTETPQN, from the exons ATGCTGACGATCAAAGCAGTGGCTCAGTTTGTGCTGCTGGGCTGTTCCTGGGTCTTCGGCGTGTTCCAAGTTCGGGAGGGGACCATCGTCATGTCCTATCTGTTCACCACACTGAACGTTGTCCAGGGTGTATTCATTTTCTGCGTTTACTGCCTGTTGAACAACAAG GTGAGGAAAGAATATTGGAAGTGCTTCGACAGGATATACAGACCAAACAAAGCCAAAACGTCAGATGTAAGCATCTCCACCTTGACCACGGCCAACGTGATG gtactGAAGACTGTGAACGAAAACTCATTGAAGCCAGACGTTTCCTGGATGAACTCGGACATGACGGAAACTCCGCAGAATTAG